From bacterium:
GATGATAACAGTAATTTTGCAGGTATATTCAAGCCTTTTTGAAACCGAAAATACAATTGGTATGAATTCGTTTGTTCCGTGTAATGGAAATAGAATAAGTTCATGCAATAAGAGACGGATGTATTTGCTCTTGTTGACTAGTCTAGGAGATAAATGGTGATTGATTACAGACCTCGAGGTCGCAGTTATAGAATAAAGGCACAAGCAGGTCGCATCGTTAAAGCCATGCCGTTACCCATGCCTGTAACGCTGCAGAATGCTTTTCATACAATACTAAACGCTAATCTATCCTGTGGAGTAGCGGCATGAGAATACTTGTTGCTGAAAATAAGCCAGTCTCTGCCCAATCTCTTCAGGAGGTTCTGCAGTCGATCGGCTACAACGTCATTAGCGCCTCAAATATTGAACAAGCATGGGAATGCCTCCAAGACGAGAATATCCAAATCGTAGTCTCGGCATGGGATACTGACTTCGATGGCCTTGAACTATGCCAACGAATCCGCAACAAAGAAACAGCTAATTACGTCTATACAATCCTGTTGCCCTCTTACTCAGTTATAAATAATCTCAATGACGCTCTGGATGTGGGAGTTGATGATTTTCTCAAATTACCTCTTGATAAGGAAGAGCTTCTTATTCGGTTAAAAGTTGCCTCTCGTATTCTCGCCATACGCACTGAGATCCAAGAGAATTCAGAGCATTTGCGATTAACCAAAGACCACTTGGCAGCGATAAATTCTCTTAATAATCAACCCACGCGCAGGTTCCAAGAACTCTTTGAGAACTTACCGATTGCCTGCCATACATTCGATAAACACGGCAAAATTTATGAATGGAACAGGGAAAGCGAGAAACTTTTTGGCGTCCCTTCTCAACTGGCATTCCAGAAGAAAGTGAATGACCTGTTTAACCAGCAAGCTTCAAAGGCAATCTTAAAAAAGAGCCATTCACGTGTTTTCGCCGGACAATTATTCAATGGTCTTGAATGGACTTACCAGCACCCTGAAGGTAGAAATCTTTACTTGCTCTCCTACATTTTCCCACAGCGACGAGGAGATGGAGAAATCATTGGCGCTGTCTGCACAACAATCGATATTACCGAACGCAAAACGTTAGAGCAGCAGACCGAACAGCAAAAACACGAGTTGGAAATAGCAAACACCAAACTGAAAACGCTCGCAACTTTGGACGGCCTTACCGGGCTATATAACCACCGAGCTTTCCAGGAAAGGCTCGAAGAAGAAATGCTTTACTCGCTTCGACAAAATATTCCAATGAGCCTGGCAATGATCGATGTTGACAAGTTCAAAGATTTTAACGATACTTTCGGCCATCCCCTTGGAGACGAAGCGCTTCAAAACGTTGCGAGATTATTGGAAGAAAATATCCGAGCCGGTGATTTCGTTGCACGTTATGGTGGTGAAGAATTTGCAGTAATCATGCGTAATGCCAATCTAGACGGCTCCCTCATACTCGCCGAGCGAATTCGTGCCGGTA
This genomic window contains:
- a CDS encoding diguanylate cyclase produces the protein MRILVAENKPVSAQSLQEVLQSIGYNVISASNIEQAWECLQDENIQIVVSAWDTDFDGLELCQRIRNKETANYVYTILLPSYSVINNLNDALDVGVDDFLKLPLDKEELLIRLKVASRILAIRTEIQENSEHLRLTKDHLAAINSLNNQPTRRFQELFENLPIACHTFDKHGKIYEWNRESEKLFGVPSQLAFQKKVNDLFNQQASKAILKKSHSRVFAGQLFNGLEWTYQHPEGRNLYLLSYIFPQRRGDGEIIGAVCTTIDITERKTLEQQTEQQKHELEIANTKLKTLATLDGLTGLYNHRAFQERLEEEMLYSLRQNIPMSLAMIDVDKFKDFNDTFGHPLGDEALQNVARLLEENIRAGDFVARYGGEEFAVIMRNANLDGSLILAERIRAGIETAPWKQRGVTVSIGVATVTPAIASRADLIDQADKSLYMSKRNGRNRITHAAELPANKALKPAS